In Jeotgalibaca arthritidis, a single genomic region encodes these proteins:
- a CDS encoding NAD(P)H-dependent oxidoreductase — MRTLIIVSHPTLSDSHAQQFLRESLPDEGVRWHHLEHDYPDGQIDKDREQALLADYDRIIFQFPLYWYSSPPLLKQWQDEVLTDGFAYGKHGSQLKGKEFGLVMTTGVNEREYQAGGREGFTISELTRPFQAIARKCEMVYLPSLLIARFDYLSDADRKELLIRYRQYLTMSANPSLLNQEEWFKLELETLGKFQQTDETKATIDLLIEQMGNNRDHLDDLLFTLEELGEW, encoded by the coding sequence ATGCGAACACTAATTATTGTTTCTCATCCCACTTTATCTGATTCTCATGCCCAACAATTTTTACGGGAAAGTTTACCAGATGAAGGTGTGAGATGGCACCATTTAGAACATGACTATCCTGATGGTCAGATAGATAAAGACCGTGAGCAAGCACTCCTTGCTGACTATGACCGCATTATTTTCCAATTTCCACTCTATTGGTATAGTTCGCCGCCACTATTAAAACAATGGCAAGACGAGGTTTTGACAGATGGGTTTGCTTATGGCAAACATGGTAGCCAGTTGAAAGGGAAAGAATTTGGACTGGTGATGACAACAGGTGTTAACGAACGGGAATACCAAGCTGGAGGACGAGAAGGCTTTACTATATCGGAATTAACGAGACCTTTTCAAGCTATTGCCCGTAAATGTGAGATGGTTTATTTACCGTCATTATTGATTGCGCGTTTTGATTACTTATCAGATGCTGACCGTAAAGAGTTACTGATTCGTTATCGCCAATATTTAACTATGTCTGCGAATCCTTCTCTTCTTAACCAAGAAGAGTGGTTTAAGTTAGAGCTAGAAACACTCGGTAAGTTTCAACAAACAGATGAAACTAAAGCGACGATTGATTTGTTAATCGAGCAAATGGGGAATAACCGTGACCACTTAGATGATTTGTTATTTACCTTAGAAGAGTTAGGGGAGTGGTAA
- a CDS encoding glycoside hydrolase family 2 protein codes for MRKVYYLNDDWKFSKTVLEQPSVFPEEWEDITIPHTWNNIDGQDGGSDYHRGQCYYAKDLGYPVVNEGDRIYLEFEGVASAAEVYLNHKQLIRHEGGYSTFRVDVTGHLNKDSANLLVVMADNSHQDHIYPQTADFTFYGGIYRDVKCVVVSESHFNMDYLGASGLSVSSKIEGDHAWVTAKTFVTNAQPTDLVAVTIYDEDDQVVAESYVNAEEEVAHELFVHQAHLWQGVDDPYLYRVIASLVRHNEVIDEVSCLLGIREFHVDPQKGFFLNGKSMPLRGVSRHQDKLGLGNALTEADHWEDAMLIKEIGANTVRLAHYQHSQAFYDICDILGFVVWAEIPFISAMNPEPAAHENAMSQMKELIVQNYNHPSICFWGISNEITISGDEASAVSNLRELNDLCHQLDDSRLTTMAQVAMLSMESEHNQITDIVAYNHYFGWYFGEVEENDQWFDKFHQAYPDRAIGISEYGCEANITIHTDTPGRGDYSEEYQAIYHEHLAQMIEDRPWLWATHNWNMFDFGADNRDEGGVLGRNNKGLVTLDRKIKKDAFYVYKAFWSDEPFVHIAGRRYTDRPYDKLTVKVYSNLPSVTLYANGKEIASQKGEKIFVFENVSLDEGTTHFTAVAGNQVDSVSFKQVTEANPHYVLADAVDMSGVQNWFDDIRTDQVQKDIDPTAYSVGDTIAAILENDQAADVVVDAARAITKALLKKGSIAMMKDRRVDELLRSLTPEVTDAMLIHLNSQLQEIKK; via the coding sequence ATGAGAAAAGTCTATTACTTAAACGATGACTGGAAGTTTTCTAAAACAGTGCTAGAACAACCATCTGTTTTTCCAGAAGAGTGGGAAGATATTACCATTCCCCACACTTGGAATAACATTGACGGACAAGACGGTGGTAGTGATTATCACCGCGGCCAGTGTTACTATGCTAAGGATTTAGGCTATCCCGTTGTGAATGAAGGCGACCGCATCTACCTTGAATTTGAAGGTGTTGCAAGTGCTGCTGAAGTTTATTTAAATCATAAACAATTGATTCGTCATGAGGGAGGCTATTCAACCTTTAGAGTGGATGTAACGGGTCATTTAAATAAAGACAGTGCCAATTTATTAGTTGTGATGGCAGATAACTCACATCAAGATCATATTTATCCGCAAACAGCAGACTTTACATTTTACGGAGGGATTTACCGTGATGTGAAGTGTGTCGTTGTTTCAGAGAGTCATTTTAATATGGATTATTTGGGAGCAAGTGGTTTGTCTGTTTCATCTAAGATAGAAGGCGACCATGCTTGGGTAACTGCTAAAACGTTTGTAACTAATGCTCAGCCAACTGATTTAGTTGCGGTAACTATTTATGACGAAGACGACCAAGTGGTTGCTGAGTCTTACGTAAACGCTGAGGAAGAAGTGGCACATGAGCTGTTCGTTCACCAAGCGCATTTGTGGCAAGGGGTAGACGACCCATACTTATACCGCGTTATTGCTAGTTTGGTTCGCCATAATGAAGTGATTGATGAAGTGTCGTGCCTATTAGGAATTCGTGAATTTCACGTGGATCCACAAAAAGGCTTCTTCTTAAATGGCAAGTCAATGCCGCTTCGTGGTGTTTCTCGCCATCAAGATAAATTAGGGCTAGGGAATGCCTTAACAGAAGCAGATCATTGGGAAGATGCTATGTTAATTAAAGAGATTGGTGCTAATACCGTTCGGTTAGCTCACTACCAACATAGTCAAGCATTCTATGACATCTGTGATATTTTAGGATTTGTTGTTTGGGCTGAGATTCCATTTATTTCCGCTATGAATCCAGAACCGGCAGCTCATGAAAATGCTATGTCTCAAATGAAAGAATTAATTGTTCAAAACTACAATCACCCATCGATTTGTTTCTGGGGTATTTCCAATGAAATTACCATCAGTGGGGACGAAGCAAGTGCTGTTTCCAACTTACGTGAGTTAAATGACTTGTGCCATCAATTGGATGACAGTCGTTTAACAACGATGGCACAAGTTGCTATGCTATCAATGGAGAGCGAGCACAATCAAATTACCGACATCGTTGCTTACAATCACTATTTTGGTTGGTACTTTGGAGAAGTAGAAGAAAATGATCAATGGTTCGATAAGTTCCATCAAGCTTATCCAGACCGTGCGATTGGGATTTCAGAGTATGGTTGTGAAGCGAATATTACCATCCATACAGACACACCAGGTCGTGGTGACTATTCAGAAGAGTATCAAGCTATTTATCATGAGCATTTAGCGCAAATGATCGAAGATCGACCATGGTTATGGGCAACTCATAACTGGAATATGTTTGACTTTGGAGCAGATAATCGTGACGAAGGTGGCGTTCTAGGCCGTAACAATAAAGGTCTTGTTACCTTAGACCGTAAAATTAAAAAAGATGCCTTCTATGTTTATAAGGCATTTTGGAGTGATGAGCCATTCGTTCATATTGCTGGCAGACGCTATACCGACCGTCCTTATGACAAATTGACTGTGAAAGTATATAGTAACTTACCATCGGTGACTTTGTATGCCAATGGAAAAGAAATTGCTAGTCAAAAGGGCGAAAAAATCTTTGTTTTTGAAAATGTATCTTTAGATGAAGGAACGACTCACTTTACAGCAGTAGCTGGTAATCAGGTTGATTCCGTTTCCTTTAAACAAGTAACAGAAGCTAATCCTCATTATGTTTTAGCAGATGCTGTTGACATGAGTGGGGTTCAAAACTGGTTTGACGATATTCGAACAGACCAAGTTCAAAAAGATATTGATCCAACTGCCTATTCGGTAGGTGATACCATTGCCGCAATTCTTGAGAATGATCAAGCAGCGGATGTTGTTGTGGATGCAGCACGCGCTATTACCAAGGCACTCTTGAAAAAAGGCTCTATTGCTATGATGAAAGACCGCCGAGTAGACGAGTTACTTCGTAGCCTAACACCTGAAGTGACGGATGCGATGTTGATTCATTTGAATAGCCAACTCCAAGAAATTAAAAAATAA
- a CDS encoding Gfo/Idh/MocA family protein, whose translation MAAKDGMNYAPKGKINKVVEAGEFIVAVTALDHGHINGMTNGLLEAGATIKYVYDPDPEKLANYQESFPDIPAAESLEQILEDPEVQLVAAAAVPNLRSALGNQVLRAGKDYFTDKTGFTTLEQLEETKRVVAETGRKYWVYFSERLHVEGAVFAGQLIEEGKIGEVVQITGFGPHRLDKAKRPDWFFKKEQYGGILADIGSHQIEQFLYYTGNKDAKVLHSKVGNYANPSTPELEDYGDATLVGENGATFIFKVDWFTPDGLSTWGDGRTFITGTEGTIEIRKYINVATEETGDHVFLVTKEGEEHHQVTGKVGFPFFGEMILDIINGTEDAMTQEHIFKAQELCLKAQAEAIVVSP comes from the coding sequence ATGGCAGCAAAAGACGGTATGAATTATGCACCGAAAGGGAAAATCAATAAAGTAGTTGAAGCAGGAGAATTTATTGTTGCTGTAACAGCATTGGATCACGGTCATATTAATGGCATGACCAATGGCTTGTTGGAAGCTGGTGCAACCATTAAGTATGTCTATGATCCAGATCCAGAAAAACTAGCGAACTACCAAGAATCATTCCCAGATATTCCAGCAGCAGAATCATTAGAACAAATTCTAGAAGATCCAGAAGTGCAATTAGTTGCGGCTGCAGCTGTTCCTAATCTACGTAGCGCATTAGGAAATCAAGTTCTTCGTGCAGGAAAAGATTACTTTACGGATAAAACAGGCTTCACTACCTTAGAACAATTAGAAGAGACAAAACGTGTTGTTGCTGAAACAGGACGTAAATATTGGGTATACTTCAGCGAACGTTTGCACGTTGAAGGAGCTGTCTTCGCTGGTCAATTGATTGAAGAAGGTAAAATTGGTGAGGTTGTTCAAATTACAGGATTTGGGCCGCACCGTTTAGATAAGGCTAAACGACCAGATTGGTTCTTTAAGAAAGAGCAATACGGTGGTATTCTAGCAGATATTGGTAGCCACCAAATTGAGCAATTCTTATATTACACAGGAAATAAAGATGCTAAAGTTCTACATAGTAAAGTTGGTAACTATGCTAACCCATCAACTCCTGAACTAGAAGACTATGGCGATGCAACCTTAGTAGGTGAAAATGGCGCAACCTTTATTTTTAAAGTAGACTGGTTTACACCAGATGGCTTGTCGACATGGGGAGATGGCCGTACCTTTATTACAGGGACAGAAGGAACCATTGAAATCCGTAAGTATATTAACGTCGCAACAGAAGAGACAGGCGATCACGTTTTCCTTGTAACAAAAGAAGGCGAAGAGCACCATCAAGTAACAGGGAAAGTAGGTTTCCCATTCTTTGGTGAAATGATTTTAGATATTATTAATGGAACTGAAGATGCCATGACACAAGAGCATATTTTTAAAGCACAAGAACTGTGTCTAAAAGCACAAGCTGAAGCGATTGTTGTATCGCCTTAA
- a CDS encoding Gfo/Idh/MocA family protein → MLRVAIIGLGTVSTVHYNGIKTSKNGQLVAVCDIDETRQFVYEDVPFYNDVEKMLEQEDIDVAHICLPHYLHHEVSKICLENGVHVFQEKPLSIDYQEGAKTKELAETHKAKIGICFQNRYNDSVIELKRILKEEDTSWITAIKGLVAWNRPEVYYRAQPWRGKWAEAGAGTIINQAIHTLDLIQWFGGDLRFCKASLSNITNMAIEVEDTAVANFTFDNGTTAFYMSTNAYAINSSVELEVVTQKATYVIKENKLFKFDKDGNVTKLAEDEKVQGTKFYYGASHATAIQRFYDAVENDTDDYISVADALPSMLMIDAMKQSSQSNQSLDVSEIINH, encoded by the coding sequence ATGCTGAGAGTAGCGATTATTGGATTGGGAACTGTCTCGACAGTTCACTATAATGGCATTAAAACAAGTAAAAATGGTCAATTAGTTGCAGTCTGTGATATCGACGAAACGCGTCAGTTTGTTTATGAGGATGTCCCTTTTTACAATGATGTTGAAAAAATGTTAGAACAAGAAGACATTGATGTGGCTCATATTTGCTTGCCTCATTATCTTCACCATGAGGTATCGAAAATTTGTTTAGAGAATGGTGTTCATGTATTCCAAGAGAAGCCATTATCGATTGACTATCAAGAAGGTGCTAAAACAAAAGAACTCGCTGAGACTCATAAGGCTAAAATTGGGATCTGTTTCCAAAACCGTTATAACGATAGCGTTATCGAATTGAAACGTATTTTAAAGGAAGAAGATACATCGTGGATTACGGCCATAAAAGGATTGGTAGCTTGGAATCGTCCAGAAGTTTATTACCGCGCCCAACCTTGGCGAGGGAAATGGGCAGAAGCAGGTGCAGGGACCATTATCAATCAAGCCATCCATACCTTGGATTTGATTCAATGGTTTGGTGGGGACTTGCGTTTTTGTAAAGCTAGCCTGTCTAATATTACGAATATGGCGATTGAAGTGGAAGATACAGCAGTTGCGAACTTTACCTTTGATAATGGGACGACGGCCTTTTATATGTCGACCAATGCCTATGCCATTAATTCAAGTGTTGAATTAGAAGTGGTTACTCAAAAGGCAACTTATGTTATTAAAGAGAATAAGTTATTCAAGTTTGATAAAGATGGTAATGTAACAAAATTGGCAGAAGACGAAAAAGTTCAAGGCACAAAATTCTACTATGGTGCTAGCCATGCAACAGCGATTCAGCGTTTCTATGATGCAGTTGAAAATGATACAGATGATTATATTTCTGTTGCAGATGCTTTGCCGTCAATGCTAATGATTGATGCTATGAAGCAATCGTCACAATCAAACCAATCACTCGATGTTTCAGAGATTATTAATCACTAA
- a CDS encoding helix-turn-helix domain-containing protein, with protein MDNLISAVRLLGPRDNSEEARMNREMFDSFRVIKRGTTDSHEPEYEADYIDFHTHDYYEFVLLHGGQCRFLVGDTFHDLKPRTLLMFDGNMIHKAYPYGDINSYERSLLHFRKDWLKPLLNGLEIEGLLDTFEINKNGFAMQLGMKEEAVVENFIAQIDAIWCNYSKELTDLEDVQLRLLTTQFLIYLNQLEMPHTHEGTENRQLSEKEQLVEKISTYLFANYQEEITIEDIAYEIGLTRSYMSHLFKEITGYTIMNYLMSYRLSQARRLLVQEPKQSIKHIANSCGFMSEAHFSRFFKQKIGMTPSHYRKNNQLEDE; from the coding sequence TTGGATAATCTAATCTCTGCAGTCAGACTTCTTGGGCCGAGGGATAATAGTGAAGAGGCGCGAATGAATAGAGAAATGTTTGATAGCTTTCGTGTCATTAAGAGGGGAACAACGGACAGTCATGAACCAGAATATGAAGCTGATTATATTGACTTCCATACCCATGATTACTACGAATTCGTTCTACTACATGGTGGACAGTGTCGTTTTTTAGTAGGAGACACTTTCCATGACCTGAAACCTCGAACCTTACTCATGTTTGATGGAAATATGATTCACAAAGCCTACCCTTATGGTGATATTAATAGCTATGAGCGGAGCTTACTTCATTTCAGAAAAGATTGGTTGAAGCCTCTTTTAAATGGTCTTGAAATTGAAGGACTGCTGGATACCTTTGAAATCAATAAAAATGGCTTTGCTATGCAACTTGGAATGAAGGAAGAAGCGGTTGTTGAAAATTTTATTGCTCAAATTGATGCCATTTGGTGTAATTATTCGAAAGAACTAACAGACCTAGAGGATGTGCAACTACGACTATTAACAACTCAATTTCTGATTTATTTGAATCAATTAGAGATGCCTCATACTCATGAGGGGACGGAAAATCGACAATTAAGTGAAAAAGAGCAATTAGTTGAAAAAATTTCAACCTATCTGTTTGCTAATTATCAAGAAGAAATCACAATTGAAGATATTGCCTATGAAATTGGTCTGACCAGATCATATATGTCTCATTTATTTAAAGAAATCACCGGCTATACCATTATGAATTACTTGATGTCTTATCGCTTATCGCAAGCGCGACGGTTGCTCGTACAAGAACCTAAACAGTCAATTAAACATATTGCTAATAGCTGTGGCTTTATGAGTGAAGCACACTTTAGTCGCTTTTTTAAACAAAAAATAGGTATGACACCGAGTCATTACCGTAAAAATAATCAATTAGAAGACGAGTAA
- a CDS encoding glycoside hydrolase family 3 protein has translation MAKLVDLTKKPYNLSADQINWVEDIISNMTDEEKVGQLFVNLFFPGKDEYSGNALTNEQIVQKYHIGGARYKGQDSEQVQHLLNELQSYSKVPLLVAANCDAGGNGATNDGTYIASGAQAEAAGDPSVAYNAGYVSGVEATALGVNTNFDPCVDILQNWRNTIVNTRAYGTNADSVIKYTNAYLEGLTQSEIIQCIKHWPGDGTEERDQHLVLGVNELSVDEWEDSFGRVYRNHIDNGVEMIMAGHIALPEYQKILDPSLEDKDILPATLAPELIQDLLKTKLDFNGMVITDAAHMLGMTSAMRREDYVPQSIAAGCDMFLFFNDIEEDYMFMMNGYKNGVITEERMTDALRRILGLKAKLNLHVKKAEGTLLKDKSELDVIGCDKHLEMRADAADKGITLVKDTQQNLPISPETHRRIQLYYLEGEKNAVNATSDQDNTLNFIVEELERRGYEVTVNDGNTRVKGKTLEYRENVDLALTISNVAGYGAQNNYRIQWKTAMSNEVPWYVWEVPTVFASLNFTTHLHDATMVKTYINAYNDNEENIRQLFDKLEGKSEFKGTPNENVWANKWQAKL, from the coding sequence GTGGCTAAGCTAGTAGACTTAACAAAAAAACCTTATAACCTTTCTGCTGATCAAATTAATTGGGTAGAAGATATTATTTCAAACATGACTGATGAAGAAAAAGTTGGTCAATTGTTTGTTAACTTATTCTTCCCTGGTAAAGATGAATACAGCGGTAACGCATTAACTAATGAACAAATTGTTCAAAAATATCATATCGGTGGTGCACGTTACAAAGGGCAAGATTCAGAACAAGTACAACATTTATTAAATGAATTACAAAGCTATAGTAAAGTTCCTCTATTAGTTGCGGCTAACTGTGATGCTGGTGGTAATGGTGCAACAAATGACGGAACATACATTGCTTCTGGTGCACAAGCTGAGGCAGCTGGAGATCCATCTGTTGCTTATAATGCTGGTTATGTATCAGGTGTTGAAGCGACAGCGTTAGGTGTTAACACTAACTTTGACCCATGTGTGGATATTTTACAAAACTGGCGTAATACAATCGTTAATACACGTGCTTACGGTACAAACGCTGATTCAGTTATCAAGTATACCAATGCTTACTTGGAAGGCTTAACTCAAAGTGAAATTATCCAGTGTATCAAACACTGGCCAGGAGATGGAACAGAAGAGCGCGACCAACATTTAGTGTTAGGCGTGAATGAACTGTCTGTTGACGAATGGGAAGACTCATTTGGTCGTGTTTACCGTAATCATATCGACAATGGCGTTGAAATGATTATGGCAGGACACATTGCACTACCAGAATATCAAAAAATATTAGATCCAAGCTTGGAAGATAAAGATATTCTGCCTGCTACACTAGCGCCAGAATTAATCCAAGACTTATTGAAAACAAAATTAGACTTCAACGGTATGGTTATTACTGATGCTGCTCATATGTTGGGTATGACATCTGCTATGCGCCGTGAAGACTATGTTCCACAATCGATTGCAGCTGGTTGTGACATGTTCTTATTCTTCAATGACATTGAAGAAGACTACATGTTTATGATGAATGGCTACAAAAATGGTGTGATTACGGAAGAACGTATGACAGATGCTTTGCGTCGTATTCTTGGACTAAAAGCAAAACTAAACCTTCATGTTAAAAAAGCAGAAGGAACATTGTTGAAAGATAAATCTGAATTAGACGTCATCGGTTGTGACAAGCATTTGGAAATGCGTGCTGACGCAGCTGATAAAGGTATTACATTGGTAAAAGATACACAACAAAACCTACCAATTAGCCCAGAAACTCACCGTCGTATCCAACTTTATTATCTAGAAGGTGAGAAGAATGCCGTTAACGCTACTTCTGACCAAGACAATACGTTGAATTTTATTGTTGAAGAATTAGAGCGCCGTGGCTACGAAGTGACTGTTAACGATGGTAACACACGTGTGAAAGGGAAAACCCTAGAATACCGTGAAAATGTTGATTTAGCGTTAACCATTTCTAATGTAGCTGGTTATGGTGCACAAAATAACTACCGTATCCAATGGAAGACAGCCATGTCGAATGAAGTGCCTTGGTATGTGTGGGAAGTACCGACTGTTTTTGCGTCGTTAAACTTTACGACTCACTTACACGATGCAACAATGGTGAAAACTTATATTAATGCCTACAATGATAACGAAGAAAATATCCGCCAATTATTTGATAAGTTGGAAGGTAAATCTGAATTTAAAGGCACACCAAATGAAAATGTTTGGGCCAACAAATGGCAAGCTAAACTGTAG
- a CDS encoding HAD family hydrolase, producing MTERFLTFEKQNDFLVCVDSDGCAMDTMDVKHERFFGPFSADVYGIKDRETYLEDWNRINLFSSTRGVNRFKALVMALVNAQERGEDVGDITALREWAETASSLSNDAIVEILATNPSDDFEKAFDWSKRVNHAIETELVGEDRPFDGAKEGLEHITKLADVAIVSSANREAVESEWERHGLLDSVDAFYAQDRGSKAEAIADLLTKGYDEKHVLMVGDAPGDEAAADKNNVSYFPILFGQEKASWDRLVNEALPKFLNGEFTQEYQDSLKKEFHELLSKYD from the coding sequence ATGACAGAAAGATTTTTAACTTTTGAAAAACAAAATGACTTTTTAGTTTGTGTCGACTCAGATGGTTGTGCAATGGACACAATGGATGTCAAACATGAACGTTTCTTTGGACCATTCTCAGCAGATGTTTATGGTATTAAAGATCGCGAAACATATTTAGAAGATTGGAACCGCATTAACCTATTCTCAAGTACACGTGGCGTTAACCGTTTCAAAGCACTTGTGATGGCTTTAGTAAACGCACAAGAACGTGGCGAAGATGTTGGTGATATTACAGCATTAAGAGAATGGGCTGAAACAGCAAGTTCATTATCAAATGATGCGATTGTAGAAATTTTAGCAACTAACCCATCTGATGACTTTGAAAAAGCATTTGACTGGAGTAAACGTGTGAATCACGCAATTGAAACAGAATTAGTTGGCGAAGACCGCCCATTCGATGGTGCTAAAGAAGGATTGGAACATATCACAAAACTTGCTGACGTTGCTATCGTAAGTTCTGCAAACCGTGAAGCAGTTGAAAGTGAATGGGAGCGTCATGGTCTATTAGACTCAGTAGATGCCTTCTATGCACAAGACCGTGGTAGCAAAGCTGAAGCAATCGCAGATTTATTAACAAAAGGCTACGATGAAAAACACGTTTTAATGGTTGGGGATGCACCTGGCGATGAAGCAGCTGCAGATAAAAATAACGTTTCTTATTTCCCAATTCTATTTGGACAAGAAAAAGCATCATGGGATCGTTTAGTGAACGAAGCACTACCTAAATTCCTAAATGGTGAATTCACACAAGAATACCAAGATAGCTTGAAAAAAGAATTCCACGAATTATTAAGCAAATACGACTAA
- a CDS encoding SDR family oxidoreductase — protein MTNPFLHDFTDKVVAVTGAGGVLCSDFAKAFAKAGAKVALLDLNEEAAQGYADEIVAAGGVAKAYKCNVLDKESIEAAKAGIDADLGTVDILVNGAGGNNARATTDNEFHEANMPEGTKSFFDLDQSGVEFVFNLNFLGTLLPTQVFAKDMVGRDGANIINISSMNAFTPLTKIPAYSGAKSAISNFTQWLAVHFSKAGIRCNAIAPGFLVSNQNRDLLFESDHETLKPRGQKIINNTPMGRFGESEELLGGLMFLADDKAASFVNGVVLPIDGGFSAYSGV, from the coding sequence ATGACAAATCCATTCTTACATGACTTTACTGATAAAGTTGTTGCAGTTACAGGTGCTGGTGGCGTTCTATGTTCAGATTTCGCAAAAGCATTCGCAAAAGCAGGTGCTAAAGTTGCATTACTAGACTTAAACGAAGAAGCTGCACAAGGCTACGCAGATGAAATCGTTGCAGCAGGTGGGGTAGCGAAAGCATACAAATGTAACGTTTTAGATAAAGAATCAATCGAAGCTGCTAAAGCTGGTATTGACGCTGACCTAGGAACTGTTGATATCTTAGTTAACGGTGCTGGCGGTAACAATGCGCGTGCTACAACAGATAACGAATTCCATGAAGCAAACATGCCAGAAGGAACTAAATCATTCTTTGATTTAGATCAAAGCGGCGTTGAATTTGTATTTAACTTAAACTTCTTAGGTACTTTGTTACCAACTCAAGTTTTTGCTAAAGACATGGTTGGTCGCGATGGAGCAAACATCATCAACATTTCAAGTATGAATGCTTTCACGCCATTAACTAAAATTCCTGCATACTCAGGAGCTAAATCTGCTATCTCTAACTTTACACAATGGTTAGCAGTTCATTTCTCTAAAGCAGGTATCCGTTGTAATGCTATTGCACCAGGATTCTTAGTATCAAACCAAAACCGCGACTTGCTATTCGAATCTGATCACGAAACATTAAAACCTCGTGGACAAAAAATCATCAACAATACGCCAATGGGTCGCTTCGGTGAATCAGAAGAATTATTAGGCGGACTAATGTTCCTAGCAGACGATAAAGCAGCAAGCTTTGTTAACGGTGTTGTATTACCAATCGACGGCGGATTCTCTGCATACTCAGGTGTGTAA
- the uxuA gene encoding mannonate dehydratase: MEMSFRWYGHDDPVTLANIRQIPGMKGIVTAIYDIPVGEVWPLERIKKLQADVEEHGMYINVIESVPVHESIKIGRPDRDKYIAAYKETLKNLGEAGIPVVCYNFMPIFDWTRSNLAYELPDGSNALIFDEEEVNKMDPRTLSLPGWDESYTPESMNALMDEYKEVDEEKLWENLEYFIKEIMPVAEKAGVKMAIHPDDPPYSIFGLPRIITGGEALNRFINLYDSEYNGVTLCVGSYASDPKNDTIAILKDMLAKKRVNFMHARNIKLVGGRSFEESAHLSEMGSIDMYEVVKACVEAGFEGAIRPDHGRMIWGETGKPGYGLYDRALGATYLNGLEEAVKKNLAAQNK; this comes from the coding sequence ATGGAAATGTCATTCAGATGGTACGGTCATGATGATCCAGTTACTTTAGCAAATATTCGTCAAATTCCTGGTATGAAAGGAATTGTTACAGCAATTTACGATATTCCAGTTGGAGAAGTTTGGCCACTAGAACGCATCAAAAAATTACAAGCTGACGTAGAAGAACATGGCATGTACATTAACGTTATCGAGTCTGTTCCAGTTCACGAATCAATCAAAATCGGTCGTCCAGATCGTGATAAATATATCGCAGCATACAAAGAAACACTAAAAAACTTAGGTGAAGCTGGAATCCCAGTTGTATGTTACAACTTTATGCCAATCTTTGACTGGACTCGTTCAAACCTAGCTTACGAATTACCAGATGGTTCTAACGCTTTAATCTTCGACGAAGAAGAAGTAAACAAAATGGACCCACGTACATTATCACTTCCAGGTTGGGATGAGAGCTACACACCAGAAAGCATGAACGCATTGATGGATGAGTACAAAGAAGTTGATGAAGAAAAACTATGGGAAAACCTAGAATACTTCATCAAAGAAATCATGCCAGTTGCTGAAAAAGCAGGCGTGAAAATGGCGATTCACCCAGATGATCCTCCATATTCAATCTTTGGTTTACCACGTATCATCACAGGTGGCGAAGCATTAAACCGTTTCATCAACTTGTATGATTCAGAATATAACGGTGTAACATTATGTGTTGGTTCTTACGCATCAGATCCTAAGAACGATACAATCGCAATTCTAAAAGACATGTTAGCTAAAAAACGTGTTAACTTTATGCATGCACGTAACATCAAACTTGTTGGTGGACGTTCATTCGAAGAATCAGCTCACCTTTCAGAAATGGGTTCAATCGACATGTACGAAGTTGTTAAAGCATGTGTTGAAGCTGGATTCGAAGGCGCAATCCGTCCTGACCATGGTCGTATGATCTGGGGCGAAACAGGAAAACCAGGTTACGGTTTATATGACCGCGCATTAGGTGCAACTTACCTAAACGGTTTAGAAGAAGCAGTTAAGAAAAACCTAGCAGCTCAAAACAAATAA